From one Elusimicrobiota bacterium genomic stretch:
- a CDS encoding NADP-dependent malic enzyme: MEKNVEKLLKSSEEPSHQALKLHPFYKGKIEIFPKCRVRDFNDFAIWYTPGVAAVCKEIHRNAELAYEYTNKWNSVAIITDGTRVLGLGDIGPEAGMPVMEGKALLFKYLGGVDAFPLCLGTKDPQKIIETFKILQPSFAGINLEDIEQPKCFPILNTLRKECNIPVWHDDQQGTALVTLAGLINALKIVKKKIENIKILLVGAGAANIRIAKLLMHYGANPGKIIMIDSNGTLHKDRTELKSTHPEKWEMCGLTNAENIRGDISEAIDNADVLIALSAPGPGIIRKEWITKMAKGSIVFACANPVPEIWPWEAIEAGATVVATGRSDFPNQVNNSLGFPGVFRGTLDVRAKTITDEMCITAAEELAGCIKNIKPDKILPTMDDWEVYPRVAASVGIKAIEQKIAGKKMSWDDIYRQSKEIIKRSRSVTKVMMKKGFIKKSSV, translated from the coding sequence ATGGAAAAAAATGTTGAAAAACTTCTTAAAAGCTCCGAAGAACCTTCTCATCAAGCGCTGAAGCTTCACCCTTTTTACAAAGGAAAAATTGAGATTTTTCCCAAATGCCGAGTAAGAGATTTTAATGATTTTGCCATATGGTATACGCCTGGAGTTGCAGCTGTATGCAAAGAAATACATAGAAATGCAGAACTGGCTTATGAATATACCAACAAATGGAATTCAGTCGCGATTATTACGGACGGAACAAGGGTTTTGGGCCTTGGCGATATCGGACCTGAAGCGGGAATGCCGGTTATGGAAGGAAAAGCCTTACTTTTTAAATATCTCGGAGGCGTGGATGCTTTTCCGCTTTGTCTTGGGACTAAAGACCCGCAAAAGATAATAGAAACCTTTAAGATTTTACAGCCTTCTTTCGCCGGAATAAACCTTGAGGATATTGAACAGCCGAAATGCTTTCCGATTCTTAACACGTTAAGAAAGGAATGCAATATCCCGGTATGGCACGATGACCAGCAAGGAACGGCCCTGGTAACTTTGGCAGGCCTGATTAATGCCTTAAAAATTGTTAAGAAAAAAATAGAAAATATCAAAATACTTTTGGTCGGAGCCGGCGCGGCAAATATCAGGATAGCAAAACTTTTAATGCACTACGGGGCAAATCCCGGAAAAATTATAATGATTGATTCAAACGGCACTCTGCATAAGGACAGAACAGAGCTTAAAAGCACGCATCCCGAAAAATGGGAGATGTGCGGTTTGACCAACGCTGAAAATATTCGCGGAGATATTTCCGAAGCAATAGACAACGCCGATGTATTGATTGCTCTTTCGGCGCCAGGCCCGGGAATAATCAGAAAAGAATGGATAACGAAAATGGCGAAAGGATCAATCGTGTTTGCGTGCGCAAATCCCGTGCCGGAAATCTGGCCGTGGGAAGCTATTGAAGCCGGAGCTACGGTCGTTGCTACGGGAAGAAGCGATTTTCCTAATCAGGTAAATAATTCTCTTGGTTTTCCCGGAGTATTCAGGGGCACCCTTGATGTAAGGGCGAAAACAATTACCGATGAGATGTGTATTACTGCTGCAGAGGAACTTGCCGGCTGCATAAAAAATATAAAGCCCGATAAAATACTTCCGACGATGGATGATTGGGAAGTCTATCCGAGGGTTGCTGCCTCCGTTGGGATAAAAGCGATTGAGCAAAAAATAGCCGGCAAAAAAATGAGCTGGGACGATATTTACAGACAATCCAAAGAGATAATAAAACGTTCCAGATCAGTCACCAAGGTGATGATGAAAAAAGGTTTTATTAAGAAATCCAGCGTATAG
- a CDS encoding 4Fe-4S binding protein, which translates to MKSSKTSTIIRRSVQGIIFLFFVYVIWTTRYPLNAFVNAKSFFQIDPLVMFITAIAERLILPGMLLAFITLAVTFLFGRIFCGWFCPLGATFDIWAWLTKKFRKKGEKEPSKLKNLKYWILFILFLFASAGIQLIWFFDPITIFVRTFSFNIHPFINKSLENLFAFVIQITNYPQWLELFYFKIKEAFLAVSNPVFPNSFYIFIIFLALLSLIFIKRRFWCRYLCPLGALLAIAAKFTPFRRRYSCGINCGSCKNICRMNAIKSDNSYIAEECVLCLDCIDYCPNLKSAFSFKSISIKNENISGSENTLTRAQFIKWLGGSLFFISGCSRTLIAKLGIKSKVIRPPASLKEGEFVQRCVRCGNCMKVCPTNVLQPSLIENGFSGIWTPKFDTNIGYCEYKCILCGQVCPTGAIKKIDLNEKMKTIMGLAVIDKSICLPWAKEEECIVCEEHCPISNKAIKTDKIKNKKGKLIKRPYVDPSLCVGCAICENKCPVAPRKAIIVKPI; encoded by the coding sequence GTGAAATCCAGTAAAACATCAACGATTATTCGGCGCAGTGTACAGGGGATAATATTCCTTTTTTTTGTTTATGTAATCTGGACAACAAGATATCCTTTAAACGCCTTTGTAAATGCAAAAAGTTTTTTTCAAATTGATCCTTTAGTGATGTTTATTACGGCAATTGCCGAACGATTGATACTTCCGGGAATGCTCCTGGCCTTCATAACTTTAGCTGTTACATTTCTTTTTGGGAGAATATTCTGCGGATGGTTCTGTCCTTTAGGAGCGACTTTTGATATTTGGGCATGGCTTACTAAGAAATTTAGAAAAAAAGGGGAAAAAGAGCCGTCAAAATTAAAAAATTTAAAATACTGGATTTTGTTTATTCTTTTTTTATTTGCTTCAGCCGGAATACAACTGATATGGTTTTTTGATCCCATCACTATATTTGTAAGAACATTTTCATTTAACATCCATCCTTTTATCAACAAATCTCTTGAAAATCTCTTCGCTTTTGTTATCCAAATTACCAATTATCCCCAATGGCTTGAACTTTTTTACTTCAAAATTAAAGAAGCTTTTTTAGCCGTATCAAATCCGGTTTTTCCTAATTCATTTTATATTTTCATTATCTTTTTAGCCCTATTATCTTTAATTTTTATAAAAAGAAGATTTTGGTGCAGATATTTATGCCCCTTAGGAGCTCTGCTTGCGATAGCCGCAAAATTTACGCCATTTAGAAGACGATATTCCTGCGGCATAAACTGCGGAAGCTGTAAAAATATATGCAGAATGAACGCTATAAAAAGCGATAATTCTTATATTGCTGAAGAGTGCGTATTATGCTTGGATTGCATAGATTATTGCCCGAATTTAAAATCCGCTTTTTCTTTCAAAAGCATTTCAATAAAGAATGAAAATATTTCTGGCTCGGAAAATACTTTAACTAGGGCTCAGTTCATTAAATGGCTGGGAGGAAGTTTATTTTTCATATCCGGATGTTCTAGAACACTGATAGCAAAATTAGGAATAAAAAGTAAAGTGATTAGGCCCCCCGCTTCCTTGAAAGAAGGAGAATTTGTTCAAAGGTGTGTAAGGTGCGGAAACTGCATGAAAGTATGCCCAACAAACGTTTTACAGCCGTCCTTAATAGAAAACGGATTTTCAGGCATTTGGACGCCGAAGTTTGATACAAACATCGGATATTGCGAATATAAATGTATTCTATGTGGCCAGGTATGCCCAACGGGAGCCATAAAAAAAATAGATCTCAATGAAAAAATGAAAACTATTATGGGACTTGCGGTAATTGACAAATCTATTTGTCTGCCATGGGCAAAAGAGGAAGAATGCATAGTCTGCGAAGAACACTGCCCTATCAGCAATAAAGCAATAAAGACCGATAAAATCAAGAACAAAAAAGGAAAATTAATTAAAAGGCCCTATGTTGATCCTTCCCTATGTGTCGGATGCGCAATTTGCGAAAATAAATGTCCTGTCGCCCCTAGAAAAGCTATAATCGTTAAACCAATATAA
- a CDS encoding ATPase, T2SS/T4P/T4SS family, with product MINKGIRRKTVLEILEGLKIIPDDQFKKIVEESKLTGELLQSLAIKNNLINRVELLRALSLEWGVKAVNLDEIEIDIEVTKIIPEAAARRHRAAPFMKEGNTLFVAMADPRDFFAIEDIQLRTNSEVQPFLTLPEDINGLIDKAYGISSGGVSVSEIIDDLKEKETTEGEITLQKIEEKIDVTEVDATAPEVEKLVNALILGALQKKASDIHIEPFENRLNIRYRIDGYLQPAPFKVPFSFRNALIAKIKIMTEQMDITERRRPQDGRIQVKAKGNPVEFRVNIIPTVFGESCVMRVLDRASVRVDMDKLGFLPDTMEKFKMSLMKPYGLILVCGPTGSGKSTTLYAALNSINAPDIKILTAENPVEYNLPGIIQVNVIQEIGFDFASALRAFLRQDPDVIMVGEIRDKETAQIAMEAAMTGHLVFSTIHTNDAPSAVARLSEMGVPSFLIASSIECVLAQRLVRRICPDCREKIKLPEEQAAVFKEHNIDISDVAFYKGTGCNTCSSTGYRGRMGIHEIINVSDEMKALLLKEIAAGPIRNLARQQGMRTLLEDGLIKVTMGGSTVEEVLATAQ from the coding sequence ATGATAAACAAAGGAATAAGAAGAAAAACTGTGCTTGAAATTCTTGAAGGATTAAAAATTATCCCTGATGACCAATTTAAGAAAATTGTTGAAGAATCAAAACTAACCGGGGAGCTTTTACAGTCCCTGGCGATAAAAAACAATCTTATAAACAGGGTGGAGCTTTTAAGAGCTCTTTCTTTGGAGTGGGGCGTAAAAGCGGTAAATCTTGATGAAATAGAAATAGATATTGAAGTAACAAAAATCATCCCTGAAGCCGCCGCGCGAAGGCACAGGGCCGCTCCTTTTATGAAAGAAGGAAATACTCTTTTTGTTGCCATGGCAGATCCGAGGGACTTTTTCGCAATTGAAGATATTCAGCTTAGAACCAACAGCGAAGTTCAGCCCTTTTTAACTCTCCCGGAAGATATCAACGGCCTGATTGATAAGGCTTACGGCATTTCTTCAGGAGGAGTTTCCGTAAGCGAAATTATAGACGACCTAAAAGAAAAAGAAACAACCGAAGGGGAAATAACTCTTCAGAAAATAGAAGAAAAAATTGATGTCACGGAAGTTGATGCGACTGCTCCTGAAGTTGAAAAGCTCGTAAATGCATTAATATTGGGAGCTCTGCAAAAAAAGGCTTCTGATATTCATATTGAACCTTTTGAAAACAGGCTTAATATTAGATACAGGATAGACGGATACCTTCAACCGGCACCTTTTAAAGTCCCTTTTTCTTTTAGAAACGCTTTGATCGCAAAAATAAAAATTATGACGGAACAAATGGATATTACCGAGCGCCGCCGGCCCCAGGACGGACGTATTCAGGTAAAAGCTAAAGGTAACCCTGTTGAATTCCGTGTTAATATCATTCCTACCGTTTTCGGGGAATCATGCGTTATGCGTGTTCTTGACCGGGCATCTGTCAGGGTAGATATGGATAAACTTGGATTTTTACCGGATACTATGGAAAAATTCAAGATGTCATTAATGAAACCTTACGGGCTGATTCTTGTTTGCGGCCCTACCGGCTCGGGTAAATCTACAACACTTTATGCCGCTTTAAACTCTATTAATGCTCCTGACATTAAAATATTGACTGCAGAAAACCCTGTTGAATACAACCTTCCCGGCATAATACAGGTCAATGTTATACAGGAAATCGGTTTTGACTTCGCGTCTGCCTTAAGAGCATTTTTGCGTCAAGACCCTGATGTAATAATGGTCGGAGAAATTCGCGATAAAGAAACTGCGCAAATTGCCATGGAAGCGGCTATGACGGGCCATTTGGTTTTTTCTACCATACATACCAACGACGCGCCTTCTGCCGTAGCCAGGCTCTCGGAAATGGGAGTGCCAAGCTTTTTAATCGCTTCTTCAATAGAGTGCGTGCTTGCCCAAAGGCTTGTAAGGCGCATATGTCCTGACTGCAGAGAAAAAATCAAGCTGCCTGAAGAGCAGGCGGCTGTTTTTAAGGAACACAATATTGATATTTCCGATGTTGCTTTCTATAAAGGTACTGGATGCAATACTTGTTCTTCAACAGGATACAGAGGCCGTATGGGTATCCATGAAATCATAAATGTATCCGACGAAATGAAAGCTCTTTTGCTTAAAGAAATCGCTGCCGGCCCCATACGAAATCTAGCCCGTCAGCAGGGAATGCGTACCCTTCTTGAAGACGGACTTATTAAAGTTACCATGGGCGGGAGTACAGTAGAAGAAGTTCTTGCCACGGCACAATAA